The Erythrobacter insulae genome window below encodes:
- the thiC gene encoding phosphomethylpyrimidine synthase ThiC, with protein sequence MADINSPVEIGVTTGPIRGSRKVYVGARTGSGVRVAMREIDLEGGEPSVRVYDTSGPYTDSEANIDINAGLPELRRDWIRSRDDVEEYDGREIKPEDNGQLGPDRSGGVPQFPNTIQRPLRAKAGMNVSQMHYARKGIITPEMEYVAERENLGRELAKDFVRSGESFGAAIPDVITPEFVRDEVARGRAIIPNNINHPESEPMAIGRNFLVKINANIGNSAVASDVANEVDKMVWATRWGADTIMDLSTGRNIHDTREWIIRNSAVPVGTVPIYQALEKVGGVAEDLTWEIFRDTLIEQAEQGVDYFTIHAGVRLAYVPMAAKRVTGIVSRGGSIMAKWCLAHHKESFLYEHFDDITEIMKAYDIAYSLGDGLRPGSIADANDEAQFSELYTLGELTHRAWEHDVQVMIEGPGHVPMHKIKENMEKQLEVCGEAPFYTLGPLVTDIAPGYDHITSGIGAAQIGWYGTAMLCYVTPKEHLGLPDRDDVKVGVVTYKLAAHAADLAKGHPAAQVRDDALSKARFEFRWRDQFNLSLDPETAEQYHDQTLPAEGAKTAHFCSMCGPKFCSMQISQEVRDFAAKQNESPETFLAAEKLGSETAEASRQAAIKGMEEMSEKYKDMGQKLYLPEE encoded by the coding sequence ATGGCCGACATCAACTCACCTGTAGAAATTGGCGTAACCACCGGGCCGATCCGGGGCAGCCGCAAAGTGTATGTCGGCGCGCGCACCGGGTCCGGCGTGCGGGTCGCCATGCGCGAGATTGATCTGGAAGGCGGCGAGCCGAGCGTCCGGGTTTACGACACTTCCGGCCCATACACCGACTCCGAAGCCAATATCGACATCAATGCGGGCCTGCCGGAACTGCGCCGTGACTGGATCCGGTCACGCGATGATGTCGAGGAATATGACGGACGCGAAATCAAGCCCGAGGATAATGGCCAGCTCGGCCCGGACCGCAGCGGCGGTGTCCCGCAATTCCCGAACACCATTCAGCGTCCTCTGCGGGCCAAGGCGGGCATGAATGTCAGTCAAATGCACTATGCCCGCAAAGGCATCATCACGCCCGAGATGGAATATGTCGCCGAGCGGGAAAATCTGGGCCGCGAACTGGCCAAAGATTTCGTGCGCAGCGGCGAAAGCTTTGGCGCGGCGATCCCCGATGTGATCACACCCGAATTCGTGCGGGACGAGGTCGCGCGGGGCCGGGCGATCATCCCGAACAATATCAACCACCCCGAAAGCGAACCGATGGCCATCGGGCGCAATTTTCTGGTCAAGATCAACGCCAATATCGGCAATTCCGCCGTCGCGTCCGATGTCGCCAATGAAGTTGACAAGATGGTGTGGGCCACCCGCTGGGGCGCGGATACGATCATGGACCTGTCCACGGGCCGCAACATTCACGACACCCGCGAATGGATCATCCGCAACTCCGCTGTGCCGGTCGGCACCGTACCGATTTATCAGGCGCTGGAGAAAGTCGGCGGCGTGGCCGAAGACCTGACCTGGGAAATCTTCCGCGATACCTTGATCGAGCAGGCCGAGCAGGGCGTCGATTATTTCACCATCCACGCAGGCGTTCGCCTTGCCTATGTGCCGATGGCGGCCAAACGCGTCACCGGCATCGTGTCACGCGGCGGCAGCATCATGGCGAAATGGTGCCTCGCGCATCACAAGGAATCGTTCCTCTACGAACATTTCGACGACATTACCGAGATCATGAAGGCGTATGACATCGCCTATTCGCTGGGCGACGGGCTGCGCCCCGGCTCCATCGCGGACGCCAATGACGAAGCGCAATTTTCCGAGCTGTACACTTTGGGCGAGCTGACCCACCGCGCGTGGGAACACGACGTGCAGGTCATGATCGAAGGGCCGGGCCACGTGCCCATGCACAAGATCAAAGAGAACATGGAAAAACAGCTGGAGGTGTGCGGAGAGGCTCCGTTCTACACCCTCGGCCCGCTCGTCACCGATATCGCGCCGGGATATGACCACATCACCAGCGGCATCGGCGCGGCGCAGATCGGTTGGTATGGCACGGCGATGCTGTGTTATGTCACACCGAAAGAACACCTCGGCCTGCCTGACCGTGACGATGTGAAGGTTGGCGTGGTGACGTATAAACTCGCCGCCCACGCGGCTGATCTGGCGAAGGGTCACCCCGCCGCGCAGGTCCGCGATGATGCCCTGTCAAAAGCGCGCTTTGAATTCCGCTGGCGCGATCAGTTCAACCTGTCGCTCGACCCCGAAACAGCCGAGCAATATCACGACCAGACGCTCCCGGCGGAAGGCGCCAAGACCGCGCATTTCTGCAGTATGTGCGGGCCAAAGTTCTGCTCGATGCAGATCAGTCAGGAAGTGCGGGACTTCGCCGCCAAGCAAAACGAAAGCCCCGAAACGTTCCTAGCCGCAGAAAAACT